The window CAAATCGAGGCAAAACTAAGGACCCTATTAACCACGAGAGCAAAATGTAATCTGATATAACTTCGCAAAAACTGTAACTCATTACGAAAAAAACGATCTATCCTCCGCTGCCCTGCTTCCAGGGCAGTTGTTCAGAGGTTCCTTAAGTCTGCGGGGCCGCTTTCCGTCTGCGGGGCCGCTTGTCGGACCCGTGTAGGGGCCGACCTGCGTATCGGCCCTCCGAACGGGCGGACACATAGGTCCGCCCCTACCTGATCACCCTATCCGCTCGCACCAGCACGTTTGGCTCAACCGTCACGCCGATTTGCTTGGCGGCTATCAGACTGATCACGAGCTCAAACTTCATTGGCTGCTCGACTGGAATCTCGGCGGGCTTGGTGCCTTTCAAGATCTTGTCGACAAAGTCAGCGGCGCGCCGCCATTGGTCCGTTTGGCTCGGCCCGTAGCTCATTAAGCCGCCGGCCTCAACAAACTCACTGTCTGGATACATCGCCGGCAACCGGTTCTTTGCCGCGAAGTCCAACACTTGACGTTGCGCAGTATTGATAAGTGGACCTGTGGTCGTAATGAGCGCCTGGGCGCCGTCCCTTTTCGCTCGCGCGAATGCGCTCTCAAAATCGTCAAGGCTTCGCACTGGAAGGGAGAGAAGTTTGAGTCGCAACGCCTTGGCCGCAGCCTCCATGTCTGTAAGGGGCAAGTTTCCCCTCGCACCACCTGATCCCCCCCCAGAGGTAGGCCACCCGGGCAATCTTAGGGAATGCTTCCTTGAGCAGCTCCAACCGCTTGCCATCTAGATCTGGCGACATGAGGCTAAGTCCGGTGATATTCCCGCCTGGTCGCGCCAGGCTGGAAACAAATCCACTTCCTACTGGGTCGCCAGAACCAGCGAATACGATGGGAATCGTCGCGCTCGCCTTCTTAGCAGCTGAAATAGTCGGAGCTCCGACGGTGACGATGACGTCAACTTTGAGACGGACCAGCTCAGCTGCAAGGTCGGGCAGCCGTTCGAGTTTCCCTTCCGCATATCGGTACTCAATGACAATGTTTTTTCCTTCGACATAGCCAAGCTCGCGCAGCCGTCGGCGAAATGCTTCGACCCGGGCCGACATGACGGACGCGGGGGGCGTGACCAGAATTCCTATCCGGGGAATTCTCGCTGACTGCTGCGCCTGAGCTGAAACGGGAAGAGCCAAGAGCATCGAGCAAAAAGCTCGCCGCGTGATTTTTTTAGTCATGATTTTCTCCGTTAACAATTTCAGCCCGAGGCTGATCCGCCTATGGCGGAGCCTGTTTCAGCCGTATCCGCCAAAGGACGGATCAGCCCCAAATTTCCGCAAAAGGACGGACCAGCCTTAAATTGCGTGGCTGGGTTTGGCTGAGGCTGATCCGCCTTAGGCTGAGCCTATTGCCTTCTTAAGACTCACCCATCACTTTTTTCATCCGTTCGACGATATCCGGCGGCTGATGAATTACTTCCTTCGCCAACGCTTCGAGCCGCTCGCCGCTCACCGGCGCGATTTTCCATTGACGCTTCTTCGCTTCAGCGACGAATTCGCCATCCTTCAACATATTCAGATAAGCATCGCGCAAAAGCTTCACGCGATCGGTTGGAATTCCCGGCGTAGCGAGAATCGGCCGGCCAAACGCGCCGGGGCCGAGCACGACGCGCGCCAGACGTTTTTTTGCCTCCATGCCTTTGTCGTTTTTTTCCTGGTCCATCAACTCCCAGATCGTCGGAACGTCGGGCAAACGTTGATTGCGCTTGTTGCCGGTCTGAACGAGAAATCTAACGAAGCCGTTCCTCGCCCAAGTTTTTCCCGGCTCGCGCCCGAAAAACGCGCTGATTGTCGTGCCGCGGCAGTGAATCTCGGTTTTCTCCACTGCGAGGTCGACGTCAGCGGCGCCGGGATAGCCGGTGACCATGTTGAGTTTAACGCCGAACACTTCTTCGAGCAGTTTCGGAATATAAAAGCCGGTGCTGCCGACTCCCGACGCACCGCAACGCGGCGCTTCACTAGCTTTGCGCAGATCGAGCAGCGTCTTGTACGGTTGATCCGAGCGCATGAAAAACAGCTCGTCGTTTTCCTCCGGCGTGCCGATCCAAGTAAACTTCGCCCAGTCGAATTGCACTTCCTTGCGGCCCAGCAATTGGGCGAAATAAATCGGCGCGGTCACCGCGCCAAGTGTAAGCCCGTCGGGTTTGGCGATGCTGTAGACATAATTCGCCGCGGTGATGGAACCGCCGCCGGGCATGTTTTGGACGAGGATCTCCGGCTTGCCGGCAATTTGTTTCGGCAAATGCTGCGCCACCACGCGCGCATAAAGATCGCTCGCCGCGCCGGCGGAAGCGCCGACGACGATCTTCATCTGTTTGCCTTTGTAGAAGTCGCTTTGGGCTTGTGCGCTTGAAATAGTCAACATCAGAAGGGAGTGGACGAGTGCGGCGCAAGCGTTTTTCCGAAACCTCCTCGCCCTCCCTTGGAGGGAGAGGATTAGAGGTGAGGGTGGTGTTTCACGCGTGACGCACGGACCCTCACCCTCGCCCTCTCCCGCAAGCGGGCGAGGGAACGGAAAAGATGAATCGAACGATTTATGATCCATAAAACTAAAAATGATCTTGAACATTCGAACTATCTCCGCTTGCGCTTGGGCGCATACTTCGCTTCGAACTTACTCAACTCGGTCATGCCCGTCGCATCCCACGGCAGTTTCGCCCCGCCCGTAAAAGGTGTGTCAGGATGCGCCAGCACAAACTCATCCCAAGCACGCATGTCTTTCTTTTTGAATTCTTGAAAGAACGACCAGGCGGCAACTTTCAAAACTTGATCGGGTAAAAACGTGTACCACGCCGCGTTGAGGCCGAGCGCTTTATGTTCGGCAAATGTCAACGCGCGCGGCAATTGCCCTTTCATCGCCGAGAACGGGCCTTTGACGACTTTGCGCGCGCGCTTGATCTCGGCCACCGAATGCGGCGATTCGAACTGCACCCAGTCCGCGCCGCCGTCACTTTCGTACAATCGCAAACGCTTGAGCAGCTCGGCCATGCCGCCATTGACCGCGTTGCGCGCGTAACACTGCGCCATGATCACGAAGTCCCGATCGATTTCATTCTTGGCGTCCACCGCGACGCGATAGCGTGTCACCGCCTCTTCGCGGGAGATGACGGAAATGCCCGCCGAACCAGTGCGCCGTTTCTGATCGAGCGGTTGGTCGTCGAGACGAAGCCCAGCGAGGCCGGCTTCGATGCATTCTCTCACCAGCCGGCGCACCGCCATGATGCCGCCATGCCCGGTGTCGCCGTCGAGGATCACCGGCATCTTGACGCTCTTGGCGATCCACTTGGCGAATTCCACGCATTCGGTCATCGAGAGAATCCCGAGATCGGGTTGGCCGGTGTAGTTGCCGCCGGTGATGCTGGTGCCGACGAAGCAGGCTTCAACGCCATTAGCCTCCATGATTTTCCCGTGAAACGCGTTGGGCGCGCCGAGCACGGCGAGAACTTTATGCTTGCGGCACAGTAATTGGCGCAATTTAGTTGTCGGTTTCATGGCGCATACCGCCGATAATATTTTACCGCGTTATCCCAAAACAGTTTTTTCTTATCTTCTTCCTTGAGCTTCCAGCCCAGCACGGTTTCGACGGTGACTGGAAACCAACTTTCGCCGTGCGGATAGTCCGAGCCGAACATGAGGATGTCGGGGCCGAGCAGATCGATGACACTTTGGGTGATCGCTTCGCCTTCGGAGACTTCGATGCTCTGAAAGTAGCGCCCACCGGTGACGTAGTCACGAATGGTTTGTTCCAAACGCGGCAGAGCTTCCGGGCAGAGCTTAGTGTGTTCTTCCAGCCGACTCACCCACGACGGCAGCCAGCCGTGACCCGTGTTGTAGCAAAGTGATTATGTCAGGGGTTAACGGCATTGCCGTTAACCCCTGACATAATCACTTTGCTACAACACCAACCGCGCGAATTGTTGACTTCCACCTATGAACATGATTTTTCTCTAAGTTCTAATCGAAGACTCAGGAGGATTCGTATGGCAAGAATGCTGATAGCCGGCGAGTTGGTCGACTCGGAGAGCGGCGAAACAACAATAATTAAAAATCCGGCGACTGGAGAGGTCGTCGACAACGTTCCCAAAGGAACCATCAAAGATATTCGGCGGGCTATCGATGCCGCCAAGGGCGCGCTGAAGAAATGGTCGACCATGGCGCCGTCCAAGCGCGGTGCGATTCTACTCGCCGCGGGCCATACGATTCTCCAACGAGAAAAAGAGCTCGCCACCTTGTTGACCAAAGAACAAGGTAAACCGATGCGCGAGTCGATTCTGGAAATCCGCCGCTTCGTGCATACCCTCGATCATTACGGCGGCATGGCGAAAACCATGCGCACCAGCGCGGTCATGCTCGACACCGGCCGCCATGGTTTGGTGATGCGCAAACCGTTAGGCGTTTGCGGTTCGATTGTACCGTGGAATTTCCCGGTTTCGTTAATGGGCAATAAATTAGGACCAGCGTTGCTCTCCGGTAACTGCGTCGTCGTCAAACCAGCCGGTACCACGCCGCTCACCGATTTGGCCACCTGCGAGATCATCGACAAGGCGATCCAAGACGCCGGCGGCCCCAAGGGCGTTTTGAATTGCGTCACCGGCCCCGGCAGCGTGGTCGGCGAAGAGTTGCTGGTCAATCCGATCGTTAGAAAAATCGGTTTCACCGGCGCTACCGACACCGGCCGCCGGGTCATGCAGGCAGCCTCAGCCGACTTCAAGCATGTAACTTTGGAACTGGGCGGCAGCGATCCGATGATCGTCTGCGACGACGCCGATATCGATCGCGCCGTCAGCGCCGCCTCCGTTGGCCGCTTTTTCAATTGCGGCCAAGCCTGCCTGGCGGTGAAGCGGCTTTACCTATTCGACAGCATCGCCGATGATTTCATCGCCAAGCTGGTCGAGAAAGCGAAAAAAATCAGCATCGGCAACGGTCTCAAGGCTGGCGTCCTGATGGGCCCGCTGCATACAAAAGAACAGCGACAAGAAGTCGAAGATCAGGTCGAAGACTCGGTCAAACGCGGCGGCAAGTTGGTCTTCGGCGGCAAGCGGCCCGCCGGCGAAGATTACGACAAAGGTTTTTACCTGCAACCGACCATCGTCGCCGATGTCGACCCAGCCTCACGCATGATCCAAGAGGAAGTCTTCGGTCCGGCGCTGCCAATCGTGCGGGTGAAGACTTTGGACCAAGCGATCGAACATGCCAACGGCTCGATCTTCGGCCTTGGCTCGTCGATCTGGACCCGCGATATCAACCGCGCCATGTACGGCGCGGAAAATATCGAAGCCGGTTACACCTGGGTCAACTCGGCGCAGATCATCTATGACGAACTGCCCTTCGGCGGCGTCAAGCAGAGCGGCCTGGGCAAAGAGCATGGTGACGAGGCGATCGATTACTACACCGATTCCAAATCGGTGGTGATCGCCACCGATGTCGGCGGCGAGATCATCGGCGGCGAGTAAGCCGCGAAGCGGATTCCAGATTACATATTCCAGATTCCAAATTTGGAATATTGAATTTGGCATCTGGAATTGTGACCATGAATGTAGACCTGCCAGACATCTACAACGCCGCCACGACCTTCGTCGATGAAAACATCGCGCAAGGTCGTGGCGGCAAGGTTGCGATCTACTATCAAGATCAAAAGATCACCTACCAAGAAGTTTTCGAAAACGTCAATCGTACCGGCAACGCGCTGAAAGATCTCGGCATCGAGATCGAGCAGCGCGTTCTCGTCATTCTGCCGGATTCACCCGAATTCGCTTATTCCTTCTTCGGTGCGATCAAGATCGGCGCCGTCGCCGTGCCGACCAATCCTTGGATGTTCGCCAAGGATTACGAATATCTGATCAACGACAGCCGCGCCCGGGCCATTGTCGTGCACGAGTCGACGCTGCCCGAGATCGAAAAGATCTGGGACAACACGCCTTTCTTGAAACATGTCATCGTCGTCGGCAAGCCGAAGGGTAAAGCGCTCTCCTACGAGAATTTAATCGCCAAAGCATCGGACAAACTCGAAGCGGCAAAAACCTTGAAAGACGATGTCTGCTTTTGGGGCTATACCTCGGGCAGCACCGGCAGCCCTAAGGGCGCCGTCCATTTGCAGCACGACATGATCACGATCAGCGATCTGTTCGTCGAACCGGTGCTGCAGATGAAAGAAAACGATCTGTGCTTCTCGGCGTCGAAAATGTTTTTCTCCTACGGCTTGGGCAACTCTCTCTACTTTCCTTTCCGTTTCGGCGCCTCCACCGTGCTTTGGCCGGAGAAGCCGGAGCCGGAAAAAATTCTCCAAGTAATAGACAAGTACAAACCGACATTCTTTTTCTCGGTGCCGACGCTGTTCGCGCGTTTCCTGCGCATCGATAAGAAGTACGACATGAGATCGCTGCGCACTTGTCTTTCGTCGGGCGAACCTTTGCCACCGGCGCTGTTTCATCAATGGAAAGAGCGCACCGGTTTGGAACTACTCGACGTCGTCGGCTCCACCGAAGCGACCCATGATTTCTTGGCCAATCGACCTGGTCGGGCGAAAGCCGGCAGCAGCGGCGAAGTGACGCCGGCGTTTGAAGCGCGCATCGTCGACGACAACGGCCACGACGTGCCCATTGGTGAAGTCGGCAATTTAATGGTCAAAGGCGACGCCACCGCGCCGTTTTATTGGAACAAGCACGAACAGACCAAGCGCATGATGCAGGGCGAGTGGTTGAAGACCGGCGATACTTATTACCGCGACGCCGACGGTTATTACTGGTACTGCGGCCGCTCCGACGACATGATGAAGGTCGGCGGTCTGTGGGTTTCGCCCATCGAGATCGAAAACACTTTGATGGAACACCCGGCGGTGCTCGAATCCGGCGTGGTGGCGGACGAAGACGCCGACGGTTTGCTCAAGCCGAAAGCTTTCATCCTGCTCAAGAGCGAATATAAAGCCAGCGACGCGCTCAAAGTCGAATTACAGAATCACGTCAAGAGCAAACTCCAACCGTATAAATATCCGCGCTGGGTCGAGTTCGTCGACGACCTGCCGAAAACCGTGACCGGAAAAATTCAACGCTTCCGTCTGCGCACTAAACAATAATTCGAATTCGCCAAGGAGATTTTATGGCCACCAACATCAAAGAGCTCAAAGAGCAGCTCGCTTATTCCTGCAACATCCTCGCGAACGAAGGCCACTGGGACAACATCCTAGGCCATGTGTCGGTTAGAATCCCTGGGCAGAATAAGATTCTCATGAAGCCGCACAGCTTCGGCTTCGAAGAAATCCGGCCGCAGCATATTATCGTGGTCGATATTGAATCCGGCAAAAAAACCGACGGCAAGTTCGAGCGCCACTCAGAAGTTTTTATCCACACGGAAATCATGAAGGCACGCAAGGATGTCAACTGCGTCGTCCATTCGCATCCACCCTACGCCACCGCCTTCGGCGCCTTAGGCCAAAAGCTTCGCCCGATCAGCCATGAAGGAAATATTTTCTACGAGGGTCTGCCCACCTTCGATTACACCACAGCGTTAATTCGCACGCCGGAACTCGGTGTCGAAGTTGCGAAAAGCCTCGGCAACTACCGCGGCGTGCTGATGAAAAATCACGGCTCAACAGTCGTCGGGCCGACCATCGAAGTGGCGACACTGTATGCAATTTTCTTAGAAAAAGCCGCGCGCATTCAGCTCATGGCCACCGCGTCGGGCGATCCTTCTTGGACCAGCGATGCCGAAGCCGCGGTCAAGTACGAGCAGATCTACACGCCGCACCGCTTGGATTCCATGTGGGACTATTTCGTGCGCCGGGCCAAGAAGCTGCGCAAGTTGTAGGGGCGACTGGTCGGTCGGCGTTGCGGGTCTACCTGGTTGCCGTTCCTTTGAAGAATCCCTGCTTGTCCAGCTCGGCGACGAAGCGCATGTCCGTGAAATCGTCGGGTTTGGCGTTCTTGGCTGCCGGATCGCCCACTGAAACATCGGCAAGAACGTTTTCCATGCCTTTGCGTGTGATGTAGGGCGGGTATTCCAGGTTATCGCGGAACTGGTTGTAAGTATCCTCGGCGATTTCAATCTCTTTGACACGCAAATATTTCTGAATCATTTTCAGCGCCGCGGCTTTGTTGTTGCGAAAAATTTGCACGCCCTCGGCGTACGAGCGGACCACACGGCGGACGGTTTCTTCATTGGCTTTGATATAACTGCGGCTGGCGCCCACCGCCACCGAGACGAACTCCGGTCCGTCTTTGGCGAGGTTCATCAGTTCGTTCAATCCCGCCTTGCGCGCTCGGCTGTTGGTCGGCGGCGAAACCACGCCGGCATCGACCTGGCCGGTCATCAATGCGGTTAAAATATTCGGCACTTCCAACAACGGCAGGATTTGATAATCGCTCTGCTTCAACCCGCCCGAGTTGAGCGCGAACAGCGCCGAAGTGTGGGTCGAAGAACCGACCCGGGTGATACCGATTTTTTTACCGCGCAAATCGGCGATCCGTTTGATTTCCGGTTTAGCCATCAAAGAAAAAACCTGCCGGTTGGTGGCGCCGACGACAAAAGCGATGTTGGCGCCTTTCAAATTCGCCTGCACTTGATTGGCGCCGTCCATGTAGGAAAAACCGATCTCGCCGGCGAGAATCGCTTGGATGCCGCGAGAGCTCGACGCGATGTGCAGCAACTCGACATCCAAGCCGTTCTTTCTAAACAACCCTTCTTGCTGGGCCATGAACATGCCGCTTTGGGCGCCGGTGACCGCCGTCCAGTTGATCCGCACCTGGGTTTGCGCCCAGGCCTGAGCCGACAGCAGCAGGATAAATACGGTCGCGGCGATTTTTCCAGTTAGGCTTTTCATGTTTCTCCTTGGCGTTAAGACTGGCTCAAAGGTAACAATTCGCGGTGCTAATTCAACCCGTTTGGCAAGCTACAAAAACCGTGTTAGAAACGGCGCCATGAGCAAAAAAGTTCATCTCACGCTCGCCGTTGGCGACTACGAAAGCATCCGCGCGCTCAAAGAAGGCACGGTGAAAGCCGACGGCATCGAGCTCACCGTGATCACCGATATGAATTCGGATGTGCGCCACTGGCGCATGCTGAGAAATCGCGAGTTCGATTGCGCTGAGCTATCGATGTCGAATTATTTAATGGCCAAATACATCGGTTTGCCGTTCACCGCCATTCCAGTTTTCCTCCACCGCCGGTTTCGCCACGGTTTTATTTTTTTGAACGCCAACAAGGCCATTACCAAGCCGAGCGATCTGATCGGCCGCAAAGTCGGCCTGCGCAATTTCCAAGCGACGGCGAATTTATGGATTCGCGGCATTCTCGAACATGAACATGGCGTGCCCCACAAAAGTATCAACTGGCTCAAACAAGACGACGAAGAGGTCGACTGGACGCCGCCAGCGGATTTAGAAATTCACCGCATTCCAGCCGGAAAAAGTATCGAGAAAATGTTGGTCGAAGGTGAAATCGACGCGCTGATTCATCCAGAACTGATCCAGCCCGTTCTCGACAAAGACCAGCGCGTTACCCGGCTGTTTCCAAACTATCGGCAACTGGAAATGGATTACTTTAAACGCACGGGAATTTTTCCGATCATGCACACCACCGCGATCAAGCAAGAGATCGTCGACAAGTATCCCTGGGTGCCGATCAATCTCTACCAAGCTTTGGAAGCGTCGAAGAAAGCCGCGTATAAGCGCATGGAAAATCCCCGCATCGTGCCGCTCGCCTGGTTTCGCTCGTTCTTGGAAGAACAGGAAGAGGTGCTCGGCACCGATCCATGGGTTTACGGCCTAGGCGAGGTCAATCGCAAGGCGCTGGAAACCTTGATGCTGTATTCACAAGAGCAAGGGCTTCTGGGCAGAAAAATGGCCCTCGACGAACTGTTTATCAATACGGAGGCGCACTCTTAATCATGGCTGTAAACAACGTCGCAATCGTTGCCGGCGTCGGGCCTGGCACAGGAGCGTCATTGGCGCGCGCCTTCGCGCGTGAAGGCTATGCCGTTGGCTTATTATCGCGCCATGCCCAATCGAGCGAGCCGGTGGCCAATGATATTCACAACAGCCGCGGCAAAGCGCTGTTCGTCGCCACCGATGTAACCGATCGCCAGAGCGTCAACGATGCCGTGGCAAAAATTCGCGAAAAGTTCGGACCGATCAGCGCCTTTGCCCACAACGCCAGCGGTTATGGCCGGGCGTCATTCCTAGAAATGGACCCCGAGCAGGTGCGCCAATCCTTCGAAGCCAACGTCATGGGCGCGGTCTATCTGGCCCAAGCGACGATTCCCGACATGCTTAAAATTGGCCATGGCTTCATCGCCTTGACCGGCGCCACGGCATCGCTGCGCGGCCGGGCCGGCTTCGCGCCCTTGGCCATCGGCAAGTCGGGGCTGCGCATGCTCGGCCAATCCTTGGCGCGGGAATTCCACCCAAAAGGTATCCACGTCGTCCACGTCATCGTCGATGGCCAGATCGACACGCCGAAGCTTCGGACCAGAGAGCCTAAACGCGCCCTCGATACGGTTATTCCCCCAGGCGCCATCGCCGATTCGATCATCGCGTGCCTCAAACAACCGGTTAACGCTTGGACTCAAGAAATCGATCTGCGCCCCGCTGTCGAGAATTTCTAGCGGATTGATCTTACAGCGTTATTGTCGTAGATTCCCGACACCTATTGTATGCACCGGAGCCATTCAAAAAATGGCTTCAGGTAAGGAGGGGCTATGTTCGGCAAGGGCGTATTTCAAGAAGAAGAAAACCTACTGCGGGATATCATTCGCAGCGTCGACAAAAAGATCGATTTTTCCGCTAAAGAAGGTGAAGGCACCAAGTTCATCGTCCGTCTCAAACTGCGCAATCACGAAGGCGATGTGATGCTCGACCTGGAAGATCTCAAAGCCGCGAAGAAAGACATGATCCGGCGCCATCAGGTCAGACAAAAAATCAAAGCCCGCAGCGAGCACTTGGACGAGACTCGTTACGGTCATGACATCATGGGCCGGCAAACTGCGAGAATGCTGAAAGCGGCGCCGAAACTCGAACCGATGGCGCAGCGTGGCGGCTTCGGCCGCGGTGGACCGCGCCGATAATTTTTCATCGCCGACATCATAATAATAATTAATTCCAATCAGTGACCGCAGAGGCGTCATGGGAAAAGCGCAACTGATTCGCCACGCCTTGGCTCAGCATGGACAGCTGATCATGCCCGGCGTCTACGATGCCCTAAGCGCCAAAATCGCCGCCCGCGCCGGTTTCGAAGTTGTTTTCATCACCGGCTACAGTCTTTCGGCGACGCTTTTGGGCGAGCCCGATTTCGGTTTATTAACCCAAACCGAAGTCGTCAGCGCGGCCCAGCGAATCTGCTCGGTGATCGACACACCGGTGATCGTCGATGCCGACACGGGCTATGGCAATGCCATTAACGTCATGCGCACGGTGCAGGATTTGATCCGTGCCGGCGCTGGCGGAATGTTTCTCGAAGATCAAGTCTGGCCCAAGCGCTGCGGCCATATGAAGGGGAAACAGGTTATCCCACTTGACGAGCAGGTAAAAAAGCTTAAAGCCGCGGTGGAAGCCAAAGGCGATAATGATTTTTTCATCGTCGCCCGAACCGACTCGCGCCAAGCTCTGGGTCTTGATGAAGCGATCAAGCGCGGTAAGGCATTCAAAGATGCCGGCGCCGACGCGGTTTTCATCGAGGCGCCTGAATCCAAAGAGGAAATGAAAGAGATTTCCCGCCAAGTGGCCGGTCCGCTGGTTGCCAACATGCTGGAGCGCGGCGTCACACCGCTGATGGAACCCAAAGAACTAAAAGAATTAGGCTTTGATTTGGTTGTTTGGCCCCTGGCGCCGCTCTATTCGGTCGCCAAATCGTTGACCGATGTTTATACGACGCTTAGACGGGATGGCTCGACTCTGGCTATTTTGGATAAGCTTATGCCATTCGATGAGTTCAATGGTATCGTCGGCCTCAACGAAAAATACGCTCTCGACGCAAAATATAAAAGCTAGTTATGTAAAAGTGAAAACGTTATAGCCGCATCGGCATTAACACGTACAGATAGCCATCGACACCGCTCTTGCGGATCACACTTGGGCTAAGTTCGTCCTTAAGTTCAATATCGATCTCACCGTCGCCGGTCAGCACGCCCAAAACATCCATCAGGTAGCGTGCATTGAAGCCGATGGAAATAGTTTTACCTTTGTAATCCGCTTCAATATCTTCCACCGCCTCGCCTAAGTCAGGATTGTTCGCCGAGATTGCGACTTTACCGTTGGTGAACTCCATGCGCACGCCCTTATAACGCTCGCTGGAAAGAATCGACACCCGGCGCAAAGCTTGCAGCAACTCGTCATGATCGAGCTTAGCGATGTTTGGATTACCCTGGGGAATCACTTTCGTGTAGTCGGGAAATTCGCTATCGATCAAGCGCATAAACAGCTCGACCTTGTCCTTGATGACTAACCCCATGTTTTCTTTGAATCCCAAGGAAACCACACCGTCATCGCTGCTCTCCAGCAGCTTTTTGAGTTCGGCCAATCCTTTGCGCGGCAGGATCACACCTTTGGTCAAACCGAGAGAACCGAGAGTTTTTTCTTCGAAGGCTAAGCGATGGCCGTCGGTGGCGACCATTTTCACGTTGCCGTTATCACCCTGTTCGATAAACACACCGGTCAAGCCATAACGGGTTTCATCACTGGAAACCGAAAAGATCGTTCGCTCGATCATTTGCCGCATGGTCGAAGCCGGCGTGGTCGATAAACCCTGACTATCGAATTTGGGAAACTGGGGAAATTCCTTGGCATCCATGCCGACGATTTTAAAAACCGATTTACCGCTGCGGATTTCCACCCAATCGTTATCTAAACGCTTCAATTGCACTTGGTCATTACGCACTTCACGAATAATTTCGTAAAGTTTTTTCGCGCTGACCGTGACCGTTCCTTCTTTGACGACATCGCCTTCGACCGCCCCACGAACGCCGATCTCAAGGTCGGTAGCGGTAATGCGAATTTCTTTTTTTTGCGCTTCAATCAGGACGTTAGCAAGGATCGGCATCGTATTACGCCGTTCGACAATGCTCTGTGTCCAATAAAGCGTTGCGAGGAGATCTCCGCGCTTGGCTTTAATTTCCATACTGCCTCCCCTAACTTCTATTTTTTAATATATATATAATAATTAGTAGTAATAGTAGGGGTTGTGGATAAAGCACAGAAACGCTTTTACTGAATCAAATCGGCAAGCTACCTTGTGACTTCGGTAAGGTCGAAATCTGTTCTTTTCACTTTAACCTAAGCGTGAACGCGTTTAGTCCATACAAGTTAACAGTTCACCTGCCAGTTAATCACAGGTTGTTCACATATTTTTACGGATGTTAAGATTTATTTCGAGCTTCTCAATGGTGTTGAGCATGTGGGGATCTTCTTTGATTTTTCGCTCAATGGTTTTTGACGCGTGAATCACGGTGGAGTGGTCGCGGCCGCCAAATTTATCGCCGATCGTTGGGAATGAAGTTTCGGT is drawn from Deltaproteobacteria bacterium and contains these coding sequences:
- a CDS encoding ABC transporter substrate-binding protein, which encodes MKSLTGKIAATVFILLLSAQAWAQTQVRINWTAVTGAQSGMFMAQQEGLFRKNGLDVELLHIASSSRGIQAILAGEIGFSYMDGANQVQANLKGANIAFVVGATNRQVFSLMAKPEIKRIADLRGKKIGITRVGSSTHTSALFALNSGGLKQSDYQILPLLEVPNILTALMTGQVDAGVVSPPTNSRARKAGLNELMNLAKDGPEFVSVAVGASRSYIKANEETVRRVVRSYAEGVQIFRNNKAAALKMIQKYLRVKEIEIAEDTYNQFRDNLEYPPYITRKGMENVLADVSVGDPAAKNAKPDDFTDMRFVAELDKQGFFKGTATR
- a CDS encoding ABC transporter substrate-binding protein, producing the protein MFLLGVKTGSKVTIRGANSTRLASYKNRVRNGAMSKKVHLTLAVGDYESIRALKEGTVKADGIELTVITDMNSDVRHWRMLRNREFDCAELSMSNYLMAKYIGLPFTAIPVFLHRRFRHGFIFLNANKAITKPSDLIGRKVGLRNFQATANLWIRGILEHEHGVPHKSINWLKQDDEEVDWTPPADLEIHRIPAGKSIEKMLVEGEIDALIHPELIQPVLDKDQRVTRLFPNYRQLEMDYFKRTGIFPIMHTTAIKQEIVDKYPWVPINLYQALEASKKAAYKRMENPRIVPLAWFRSFLEEQEEVLGTDPWVYGLGEVNRKALETLMLYSQEQGLLGRKMALDELFINTEAHS
- a CDS encoding class II aldolase/adducin family protein, coding for MATNIKELKEQLAYSCNILANEGHWDNILGHVSVRIPGQNKILMKPHSFGFEEIRPQHIIVVDIESGKKTDGKFERHSEVFIHTEIMKARKDVNCVVHSHPPYATAFGALGQKLRPISHEGNIFYEGLPTFDYTTALIRTPELGVEVAKSLGNYRGVLMKNHGSTVVGPTIEVATLYAIFLEKAARIQLMATASGDPSWTSDAEAAVKYEQIYTPHRLDSMWDYFVRRAKKLRKL
- a CDS encoding isocitrate lyase/PEP mutase family protein, encoding MKPTTKLRQLLCRKHKVLAVLGAPNAFHGKIMEANGVEACFVGTSITGGNYTGQPDLGILSMTECVEFAKWIAKSVKMPVILDGDTGHGGIMAVRRLVRECIEAGLAGLRLDDQPLDQKRRTGSAGISVISREEAVTRYRVAVDAKNEIDRDFVIMAQCYARNAVNGGMAELLKRLRLYESDGGADWVQFESPHSVAEIKRARKVVKGPFSAMKGQLPRALTFAEHKALGLNAAWYTFLPDQVLKVAAWSFFQEFKKKDMRAWDEFVLAHPDTPFTGGAKLPWDATGMTELSKFEAKYAPKRKRR
- a CDS encoding benzoate-CoA ligase family protein; amino-acid sequence: MNVDLPDIYNAATTFVDENIAQGRGGKVAIYYQDQKITYQEVFENVNRTGNALKDLGIEIEQRVLVILPDSPEFAYSFFGAIKIGAVAVPTNPWMFAKDYEYLINDSRARAIVVHESTLPEIEKIWDNTPFLKHVIVVGKPKGKALSYENLIAKASDKLEAAKTLKDDVCFWGYTSGSTGSPKGAVHLQHDMITISDLFVEPVLQMKENDLCFSASKMFFSYGLGNSLYFPFRFGASTVLWPEKPEPEKILQVIDKYKPTFFFSVPTLFARFLRIDKKYDMRSLRTCLSSGEPLPPALFHQWKERTGLELLDVVGSTEATHDFLANRPGRAKAGSSGEVTPAFEARIVDDNGHDVPIGEVGNLMVKGDATAPFYWNKHEQTKRMMQGEWLKTGDTYYRDADGYYWYCGRSDDMMKVGGLWVSPIEIENTLMEHPAVLESGVVADEDADGLLKPKAFILLKSEYKASDALKVELQNHVKSKLQPYKYPRWVEFVDDLPKTVTGKIQRFRLRTKQ
- a CDS encoding aldehyde dehydrogenase codes for the protein MARMLIAGELVDSESGETTIIKNPATGEVVDNVPKGTIKDIRRAIDAAKGALKKWSTMAPSKRGAILLAAGHTILQREKELATLLTKEQGKPMRESILEIRRFVHTLDHYGGMAKTMRTSAVMLDTGRHGLVMRKPLGVCGSIVPWNFPVSLMGNKLGPALLSGNCVVVKPAGTTPLTDLATCEIIDKAIQDAGGPKGVLNCVTGPGSVVGEELLVNPIVRKIGFTGATDTGRRVMQAASADFKHVTLELGGSDPMIVCDDADIDRAVSAASVGRFFNCGQACLAVKRLYLFDSIADDFIAKLVEKAKKISIGNGLKAGVLMGPLHTKEQRQEVEDQVEDSVKRGGKLVFGGKRPAGEDYDKGFYLQPTIVADVDPASRMIQEEVFGPALPIVRVKTLDQAIEHANGSIFGLGSSIWTRDINRAMYGAENIEAGYTWVNSAQIIYDELPFGGVKQSGLGKEHGDEAIDYYTDSKSVVIATDVGGEIIGGE